In Verrucomicrobiota bacterium, the DNA window TTCTGGCCATCGTAGACGGCCACCGGTGAGCCTTCCGCGTAGAGGACGCTGGTGGGGGCTTGGCTGAGGGGCTCGGCGAAGGCTTGGCCGTAGAGGGAGACGAGATCGATTTCTGCGATGGGTTGGCTGGCGGGGCGGACTCGCCAGCGGGGGTGGGCCACCTGGTATTCCACGGTGTTTCCGCCTCGGGTGTGGCTGTAGCCCCAGTAGTGCTCCGTGATGAATTCCTCTTCTGATCCCGGCTGCAAGTCCTCGGCCGGTCCGTCGAGGGTGAGGCCCAGGGTCTGCCAGGCGCCCCCGTGTTTCCACTGGTAGCGAGCGCTGGGATCGGGCTCGTCCAGGCGAAGTTGGTGGCGCATTCTGGTGGTGACATACTTTTCTCCGTAGC includes these proteins:
- a CDS encoding DUF2071 domain-containing protein, yielding MPKFLTAEWRHLLFLNYEVEPSVLTPYLPAGTALDFFQDRTFASLVGFRFLKTRLKGFPIPFHQHFDEVNLRFYVKRQGPDGEWRRGVVFIKEIVPKPAITWVARACYGEKYVTTRMRHQLRLDEPDPSARYQWKHGGAWQTLGLTLDGPAEDLQPGSEEEFITEHYWGYSHTRGGNTVEYQVAHPRWRVRPASQPIAEIDLVSLYGQAFAEPLSQAPTSVLYAEGSPVAVYDGQKIA